In Panthera tigris isolate Pti1 chromosome C1, P.tigris_Pti1_mat1.1, whole genome shotgun sequence, the following proteins share a genomic window:
- the LOC102949902 gene encoding gamma-crystallin F: protein MGKITFYEDRGFQGRHYECSSDHPNLQPYFSRCNSIRVDSGCWMLYEQPNYSGCQYFLRRGDYPDYQQWMGLSDAVRSCRLIPHTSSHRIRIYEREDYRGQMVEITEDCSSLHDRFHFSEIHSFQVLEGYWVLYEMPNYRGRQYLLRPGDYRRYHDWGATSARVGSLRRAMDFY, encoded by the exons ATGGGGAAG ATCACCTTCTACGAGGACCGGGGCTTCCAGGGCCGCCACTACGAGTGCAGCAGTGACCACCCGAACCTGCAGCCCTATTTCAGCCGCTGCAACTCCATCCGCGTGGACAGCGGCTGCTGGATGCTCTACGAGCAGCCCAACTACTCGGGCTGCCAGTACTTCCTGCGGCGCGGGGACTACCCGGACTACCAGCAGTGGATGGGCCTCAGCGACGCGGTCCGCTCCTGCCGCCTCATCCCCCAC ACCAGCTCCCACAGGATCAGGATTTACGAGCGAGAGGACTACAGGGGCCAGATGGTAGAGATCACCGAGGACTGCTCCTCGCTTCATGACCGCTTCCACTTCAGCGAGATCCACTCCTTCCAAGTGCTGGAGGGCTACTGGGTCCTCTACGAGATGCCCAACTACCGGGGGCGGCAGTACCTGCTGAGACCGGGGGACTACAGGCGCTACCACGACTGGGGGGCCACGAGTGCCCGAGTGGGCTCTTTGAGGAGAGCCATGGATttctactga